Within Gilvibacter sp. SZ-19, the genomic segment CTACTCAGGGTAACGGAAAACTCGGACGCAAGCTCAATTACGAAATGTATCTCTTTGGGCAAACTGGTGCCTCTCAACAGGTTGTCATTGTTTCAGAAGAGGACGATCCGTACGCTAAACAATTGATAGAGCGCATAGTTGCTTCCATAGAATTAGAAGTTAACATTACACAACCCCAAATAGGAAAACCACAATGATCGCGTTAAATTTTGAATTTGTAAATCCAGAACTGTTCTGGCTCCTGCTTTTGGTGCCGGCGGCAGGAGTATGGTATTATTTGAAGCGCGACAAGCAAACAGCTTCCTTGCGCATGTCTAGTTTAGATGGCTTTAAGGCTAGCGGGAACCTATTGGGTAAACTTAAGCCGCTATTATTTGTACTTCGGATAATAGCCTTGGTGATTCTTATCACTGCCATGGCCCGACCTCGCACTTACAGTGAGAATTCAAGAACCAAGACCACCAAAGGGATAGACATTGTCATGGCCATAGACGTATCTGCAAGTATGTTGGCCCGAGACCTCAAACCAAACCGTTTAGAGGCTTTGAAAAAGGTGGCTGCTCGCTTTATCAATGCGCGACCAAACGATCGTATTGGCCTAGTAGAGTATGCCGGAGAGAGCTATACCAAAACGCCGCTGACCAGTGATAAGACCATAGTGCTTTCTTCGCTTAAAGACATAAGCTACAACCGAATCATTGAAGGTGGTACCGCCATTGGAATGGGCTTGGCAACCGCCATTAACCGCCTAAAAGAAAGCAAGGCCAAGAGTAAGGTGATCATTTTGCTAACCGATGGAGTAAACAATACCGGTTTTATCGATCCTAAGATCGCCAGTGAATTGGCAGTGGAGTTCAGCATTAAAGTCTATACCATAGGTTTGGGAACCAACGGCCTGGCTATGTCGCCTATTGGGCAAAAGTCCAACGGAGATTTCCACTACGGGAAGACACCGGTTCAGATCGATGAGGACTTGCTTAAACAGATCGCCGCAGAGACCGGAGGAAAATATTTTAGAGCTTCCAGCAACACACGTTTGGAAGAGATCTACGACGAGATCAATACTTTAGAGCGAACCGAGATCGAGGAGTTCAAATTCACTACCTATAGCGAGATGTTTAGAAACCTTACGCTTATAGCTTTTGGAATTTTACTGCTCGAGGTGCTTTTACGTTACACCCTTTTTAGAAGTTTTGTCTGATGGTACAGTGGGAAGAAATGACATATTTCTATTTGTTAGGCGTAGTGCCAATTTTATTGGTACTGTTGCTTGGCGTACTGTATTGGCGCAAGCGCACCCAGCAGAAATTTGCAAATACAAGTTTGCTAGACCGACTTTCTCCGGAGCGCTCCAGTATTAAAACTTGGTTAAAGGCCCTTGTTTTAGGCTTAGCTTTTGTTAGCTTGGTGTTTGCCTTGGTCAACCCTAAGATCGGAACCGAATTCAAAACGGTTAAACGCGAAGGCGTTGATCTGGTATTTGCCTTGGATGTGTCCAAGAGTATGTTGGCAGAAGATATTGCGCCAAATCGTTTGGAAAAATCCAAACAGCTTATCAGCGAGGTGATCAATTCCCTTTCGGGAGATCGCGTCGGGATCATTGGGTATGCAGGTAGCGCCTTTCCACAACTACCTATTACTACGGATTTTGGCTCGGCCAAGATGTTCTTGCGCAACATGAACACCGACATGGTGTCTTCTCAGGGAACTGCTATAAATGAGGCGATCAATTTAGCGCAGACCTATTACAACGACGAGGAGCAGATCAATCGCGTATTGTTCATTGTTTCCGATGGAGAAGATCACGAAGGCGAGGCAACGACCATGGCTCGTGAGGCTGCGAAAGCTGGCATTACCATCTATACCATTGGTGTAGGGAAAGACGATGCAGAAGGAGCTTGGATACCTATTAAACGCGATGGGGTGCTTATTCGCTATAAGCGTGACGAGAGTGGAAACCGCGTTAGAACCAAACTCAACGAGCAAACCTTAAAAGATATCGCCGAAGCCTCTGGCGGAGCCTATTTGAACGGTAATAATACGGCTGCATTGGTAGAAGGCGTGAACGAGATCTTGAACAATTTGGACAAGACCACTTTCGATTCTCAACAAGTGGCAGACTTTAAGGATCAGTTTCAATGGTTCTTAGCGGCAGCAGTGTTTTTCTTGCTGTTGGATATTTTGTTCTTAGAGCGCAAGACCGAGTGGTTGCGCGGTTTGAATTTATTTAACGAGAAGGAGGAATAAAGATGAAGCAGTTAAAATTCATAATGTTGATACTCTGTGTTGGTTTAAGCAGTTCTGTAATGGCTCAGGAAGATCTTGAGACCCTTGCAAAAACTTCTCAGACCTTTAGAGCAGATGCCGATGTGGCTATCAATAAAGATGAGTTTGTAAGCGGCGAAGCCTTGTACAGAAAGTCCATTTCGTTAGAACCGCAGAATACGGCGAGTAAGTACAACTTAGGTAATGCTTACTACAAGAAAGAAAAGAATAATGAGGCCATGCGTCGCTTTGTTCAAGCAGCAGAAGTTGCCGATACTAAAAGTGAGAAACACAAGGCTTTTCACAATTTGGGTAATACGCTCATGAATGCCAAAATGTATAAAGAGGCTGTAGAAGCTTACAAAAATGCCTTGCGCAACAACCCTACTGACGACGAGACCCGTTACAATTTAGCCTTAGCCAAAGAAATGTTGGAAAAAGAGCAACAGAACAACGGCGGCGGAGATAATAACGACGACAAGGACGAGAAGGAGAAAGACAAAGAAGATAAAGAGGGCGAAGAAGGCGAAGAGAAAGACGAGCAGAATCAGGAGCAAAACAAGGATCAAGAGCAAAAACCTGAACAAGGTGATGAAGAAGAAAAACAAGGAGATCCGAAAAAACCAGATCAGCCGCAAGAGCAAGAACAGCAAAAACCGCAACCCGGACAATTGTCCAAACAACAGATAGAAAGCCTGCTGGAAGCCATGAATAACGAAGAACAGAAAGTTCAGCAGAAAATGAACGTCAAAGACAAGAAAGGTGCTAAAGTAAAATCGAACAAGGATTGGTAAGATGAAGAAGTTAAGATCGATAGTATTGGTGCTAGTTGTGCTCTGCGGTTTCAGCGGATGGGCACAGGTGCAGTTCAATGCCTCTGCCAGCAAAGAGAAGCTGGGCATTAATGAGCGCGTGCGTATCGACTTTCAGATGAATCAGGACGGCGATAACTTCAGTCCACCAGATTTTGACGGTTTCCGTGTGGTTGGTGGTCCGAATCAATCGGTGAGTAATACCTATATCAACGGGAAAAAGACCTATTCCAAGACCTTTAGCTATTTTTTATCTCCCATGTCTCGAGGGAACTTTACCATAGGACAAGCCACCGTAGAGATAGACGGAGAGATCTATAAGACCTTGCCACTGAAGATAGAGGTGACCGCTGCGGTAGACGTTCCTAAAGACGGCAATAATGCCGAATATGTGGCTAGTGAGAACGTGCATTTAGTAGCCGAGGTCTCTAAACGCGACCCTTATCTCAACGAAGCCATCACGGTGACCTACAAGCTCTATGTTTCTGAGGATGTCAGTGTGACACGAGCTTGGAGAGAGATCGATATCCCTAAGTATGCAGATTTCTGGAGTCAGATCAAAGAGAACCGTCAACGCCGCGTATTTGAAGGAAAGTTCAAAGGGCGTAATTACCGTTACGTGATCTTGAAGACGGCTATCTTGTATCCGCAGAAAACCGGAGAACTCAATATTGAACCTTTGGTGCTGGATGTTCCTGTTGAGGTATTGAGCAATAAACGCGATTTCTTTGGTCGCCGCTTGACCACCACGGTCAACCAAACTGTAGCCGCCGGAAACTTGACCATAGATGTAAAGCCTTTGCCAGAGCAAGGCAAGCCAGCCAATTTTACAGGAGCTGTGGGCGATTTTAAATTCAACATCAGTGCATCGCGTAATCAAGTAGATGCAAATGAGTCCTTAGAGATACGCGTGCAAGCAGAAGGCGATGGAAACCTAAAGCTCTTCAATTTACCAGAATTGACCTTGCCAAGTTCCTTGGAGGTATACGATCCGAAGCGAGAAGACAACGTAAAGACCACCAGTAATGGTATGAGCGGTTCTATCGCAACGGTTTACACTGT encodes:
- a CDS encoding tetratricopeptide repeat protein, which produces MKQLKFIMLILCVGLSSSVMAQEDLETLAKTSQTFRADADVAINKDEFVSGEALYRKSISLEPQNTASKYNLGNAYYKKEKNNEAMRRFVQAAEVADTKSEKHKAFHNLGNTLMNAKMYKEAVEAYKNALRNNPTDDETRYNLALAKEMLEKEQQNNGGGDNNDDKDEKEKDKEDKEGEEGEEKDEQNQEQNKDQEQKPEQGDEEEKQGDPKKPDQPQEQEQQKPQPGQLSKQQIESLLEAMNNEEQKVQQKMNVKDKKGAKVKSNKDW
- a CDS encoding VWA domain-containing protein, with the translated sequence MVQWEEMTYFYLLGVVPILLVLLLGVLYWRKRTQQKFANTSLLDRLSPERSSIKTWLKALVLGLAFVSLVFALVNPKIGTEFKTVKREGVDLVFALDVSKSMLAEDIAPNRLEKSKQLISEVINSLSGDRVGIIGYAGSAFPQLPITTDFGSAKMFLRNMNTDMVSSQGTAINEAINLAQTYYNDEEQINRVLFIVSDGEDHEGEATTMAREAAKAGITIYTIGVGKDDAEGAWIPIKRDGVLIRYKRDESGNRVRTKLNEQTLKDIAEASGGAYLNGNNTAALVEGVNEILNNLDKTTFDSQQVADFKDQFQWFLAAAVFFLLLDILFLERKTEWLRGLNLFNEKEE
- a CDS encoding VWA domain-containing protein → MIALNFEFVNPELFWLLLLVPAAGVWYYLKRDKQTASLRMSSLDGFKASGNLLGKLKPLLFVLRIIALVILITAMARPRTYSENSRTKTTKGIDIVMAIDVSASMLARDLKPNRLEALKKVAARFINARPNDRIGLVEYAGESYTKTPLTSDKTIVLSSLKDISYNRIIEGGTAIGMGLATAINRLKESKAKSKVIILLTDGVNNTGFIDPKIASELAVEFSIKVYTIGLGTNGLAMSPIGQKSNGDFHYGKTPVQIDEDLLKQIAAETGGKYFRASSNTRLEEIYDEINTLERTEIEEFKFTTYSEMFRNLTLIAFGILLLEVLLRYTLFRSFV
- a CDS encoding BatD family protein, which encodes MKKLRSIVLVLVVLCGFSGWAQVQFNASASKEKLGINERVRIDFQMNQDGDNFSPPDFDGFRVVGGPNQSVSNTYINGKKTYSKTFSYFLSPMSRGNFTIGQATVEIDGEIYKTLPLKIEVTAAVDVPKDGNNAEYVASENVHLVAEVSKRDPYLNEAITVTYKLYVSEDVSVTRAWREIDIPKYADFWSQIKENRQRRVFEGKFKGRNYRYVILKTAILYPQKTGELNIEPLVLDVPVEVLSNKRDFFGRRLTTTVNQTVAAGNLTIDVKPLPEQGKPANFTGAVGDFKFNISASRNQVDANESLEIRVQAEGDGNLKLFNLPELTLPSSLEVYDPKREDNVKTTSNGMSGSIATVYTVVPQFKGTYPVQPLRFSYFDLATETYKTIVSDGTVITVENGPVSTETASTENTTNSGGTKNIIQTGDQFKYIKLKSSLKPIASSQFFKSPLYWSLMGGPLLLIPIFVVAGRKRKERLADAEGQRKRKADRLVKKYLSEAKKNLGQPALFYESLERALHNYLRAKLRIETTEMSKEKIAQMLDEKGAEEAAKTNFIGLLQSCELARYASGISTNVAADYEKATQVVTQLDKQL